The genome window TCTGCGTACTACACAGGGACCAGGAGAACTAATGATCTCTGTGAGGGCAAACGATTCCCATGGGTAACCGTGGGCAGAGCTAGGAGGAGACCAAGGTTCCTGATGCTCACCAGATCCCAGTCAATCCTCCTGTTCTCCCCATCAACTTCCCAAACTAATGAGGTCCACATTTATCCCGGAGGAGAGTGGCTAGGAATACACAGTCTTTCCCAAAAGGTGCACGTCTCCAAATCTTGGTCAAATTTGTCAGGTCTCTGCCTGAACCCATATATCAACATAACCTAACCAAGCAACATTCTTAACCCGTGATGCCAGGACCCTTACTGAAGAACACTTGCCCCCTCCCATCTCAGGAGTGTAGATTCCTGGGCTCCTGATGTTTATACATGGGCTTTGCAGCAGCACCAATGCAAGAAGATCCAGTCAAGCTGTTTCCTCTGGCTACTTCTTCACACAACTTTCCCGACATATATTAATTTCTACTCTGAAGTCAGAGTGTTTGACTCACCTCCTTACTTCCCAGCATCTTCAAAGTTCTGTCTTTGACATTATAGCAATACACAATTTGAAAAATGCTGATTACctctaaaaacattttaaagttataattAGCATTGTCACCTTAATTAAAGAGACCCCAGCTGTTATGACTTTGGAAACTAAAGGTGCTGCAAAGGTCCACCCTTTTCCTTGCCATCTTTTTGGGTCTGACCTTATGTGATCCCCAGAAGTCAACTGCTGCAGtcagaaactgctccaaagaccCAAAGGTGCAGGTGTTCAGGCCTAGGCTGTATCTATCAAGTTTCCTGCTGCAGTTCAAAGGGcaggagaaaataaaaggcatttcttttgttttttacccCTGGAAGAGCAAGAgataaaatcattttcattttggagttTTAGAGTCCAATAATCACAAAATCAGTCACTAATAAACTAACAAACACTGGGACCAGCCAGAATTGGCAATTGTTGAAAATACATATTCTGTATCTATACTTAAACTTCCAGTTGCCAATTTAAAAAACTTAGAGTAGTGGCTTAAATTCAATATCAAAATCATCACTTATAATACCAGCCTCGTCCTTAAAAGGTAAAGGTGTCTAGTTTGGCTTGCACCCAGAACCTCTCCTATGAGGAAAAGTCTGAGATAGAGGTTCCCAGCCTTTCCCCAGTGAAGATCCAATAAGACCCACACGCATTTCCTGTTAAGGACTTGGCAAACTCTGACTATAGCTGGGCCTGTGATCTGGGTGACAATTGTGCTCCCACCTCACAACATagaatagatggagaaaaaggtcACGCTGCAAGAGGAACCGCTGGAAGCACAAACCTACACATTTGTGTAGGGGGTCACACTGCTAGCTGCTTCCTGATCCTGAGTCAGCGCACTGTGTCTGAGTGGGACTGGAACGGCCAGCCCTCAGGTTCCACTGCTTGGCTGGAAGGAAGCTTTCTTAGTCCTGACCAAATATGCCTTGTGGAACCACGCTGACATCCTAGATGAAACCCCACAGCAGATGGGAAAAGAAGCCCTTTGAACTACACCAAATACCTTAGCCTATCCTGGTGTCAGAAGGGCAAGCCTGCTTCAGGATGAAGAAACGGCTCGATCTGGATCCCTGTAggacttcccagaccaggagccACACACGAATCCATGGTGCTCTTTGTGATGGAGACACCACGGTCGAGACAATGGCTCTTTCTGCAGTCCCAACACATTTCCAGCAGCCTTCAGAAGTCTGAGCTTGGACAAGTTAATGCAgattgaaggaggaaaagcagCCCTGGAAGAAAGAGACCTCTATTTCTGCACTTCCAAGGTCCTCTCCTTATTAGAGGCAACAACTCCAGCTGAAAGCTGAAGCTGGAATTGAGACATTTCTTTATTCGTAGCCCTCCCTGAAAACGAGTTAAGAGTTCCATTCTCTCGAGGTAGAGACTTTGGGAATTCATGAGCACATCTGACAATACGAGCTCCCTAAACCACTCTCCCATGACATGTGACCTAATAAGGAAGGGCATTTTTCAAGTGATGCCATCCTAAAGACTCAAACAAGGAAAAGATGTGGGTTCATATTTTCAATCTGACATTAACCTGTGGCTGTTCAAAAAGTCAACAAGGGACCTcataagaaaaaggagaaattcttaaattttccaaaccCTAGTCCTTTCCTTCCAACCTCTGTCCCACATCCACATACTGAATTTACACAGACTTGATTTCAAGCTACATGATCTTTTCCTGATAGGCCTATCACACAAGACAGTGGCAGTCATACAGAAGCCACTGTCCTCCTCAGGCCCCTGCAAGTCCTTGCCCATCCTGGGAGAACTGCCAGGACTGGACATGCTCTCTTTTAGACCTGACTCTCCCACCGACTTCTCTAGCACACAAAGGCAGCTCCTGGGTCAAGTTTAGTTCCTTATGAGTatcaacaatgacaacaaaaacccCTGTGACTTGTGGGCAGGAAAGGAACATACCCAGGAAGTCCAACCTAGAAAACTCAAAAACCTGGGTATGTGGGAACAGCAAAATTTTACAACTGCCGAAACTGTCCTGGTGGGTCACACAGTCGCAGGGTCAAACGGGAGTCACTATCCTAGGCTTTTTTGGAGTTCTTCTGCATAATTCTGTAAGGTGGGAAGAAGCATCCAAATTGTGAACTGAGCTTCTTGCTAGTGTCCTGAAAAATACATTGACTTGTGAAAGTGCATAAACCTTTCTAAGGAAAGTAAGGTACCAGGTGGACCAAGTCCTCATGGGGCTGGAAAAAAATTGTCGAAATAAATTTAAGACATAACTAACAGGATTCAAGGATGATTTCTCCAGGCTGACGCTGATGGCCAGCACCGCATGCCTCTCATACACCTTTGGTAACAATATCTTTTCTTAAAAACAGACTGGGGTTGGGGTGGAGAGGAGACAGGGGACTAGACACCATGAGACGAAATGGCAAATCCACTCTAGTGCTCTTTTACCTTGTAAATTTTGAGTCTGATGGTAGCTGTAAACAGAGGCTTAAGAGTAGGCCAACAGTAACTGAGCGACTCAGGTGACAATCACCAGCCCAGTCCTCTCCTTCTGCTTTACAACTTTCATCAACCAGATGGTTGATGAAAGTTGCTTCTATTGGTTTCCAGTACTTTAAGCCTGTGTTTTCTTGAATGGGGTTCAGGCAGGGAGACATGGGCTCAGCAGGCCACTGGTAATCCCAGCTCATCACAGGAAACTCCCAGGGATCAGGGAGCTGTGCATTCTGGTTTACAACACCTGCTTCTTCCTCTCACCCCTCTTCCCATCCAGCTTAATAGACTGAGTAAGTAGTGCTCTAGGTGTTCATTGCCCTTGGTAAGTATACAGCAGAGCGGGAAGGGCATTCTTAAACACCCAGATTTTCTTGGTCAGCTTATTTTGTTTAAACACTTACAGCAGAACATTCCTGATGAaggacgggggtgggggcgggaattGCAATTTCCCTAAATCAAAAAGCTAATAATAATAGGAAATTGCTCCAAATGAAAGTCAgtagaacaaaagagaaatactTAGAGGCTTATAGAGAAAGACTGAGCACATTAGTTACTCCAATCACAGTGTCGAGTTAAACCACTGTCCCCTTTCCCCGCTGTGCACCCcttgcccgccccgcccccctctTCAGCTCCGCCTTTTTTGTGCAGTGCTGTCCCCAGATGTGGGGACGTACAAGTTCTCCTCAAAGCTTTCTGTCAGCTCAGTACTTCACTCCTGGAATAAATTCCTTGGCATCCGGGTTCAGGTTACTTTTGCTCTGAAATAAGAACCAAGAGATAATAAATCCCAAGGCAAGCTGCACTTTAAAACGTATTTTCTCCTTGCTTCCATTATTACCAGTACCTTCCTCTCAGCCTcaaggagagaaaaaatagaattCCTTGCAACTCAAGCTGTTGTTGAGTTGTTCCTTGCTGGGCTGCTCTCAATGTTCTGATGTACTAAGCCCTGCTAACCtcattttctccttcctgcttTAGACTCCTGTTCCCTTCATGATgctttcatttacatttcatttaaatttgactccaaaaataatttttcaatttattaGTACCTCAACTTGATGAAAATCAGAGTACTCCATCAAACTAGTTTGGTTACCACAatccctattttttttctttttttcacctttCTGTACTCTCTGGTTATCTACTCTCTTGTGAATATCTAAAATCTCATCAAACTGCAGGGCACAATCATTCAGAAAGTGAGTTGTGTGAGAACAATATCACTTACAGAATTCTGACATTAGGTCAACATGGAATGCAAGGAATTCATTTATCTGGGCTTCTAATTATAAGTGGAAGATGGTCTCTTAAGAGTATATTCCTTCCAAAGTGAACAGGCAATTTTTATAACAGCATCattcaaaattataaatacagATGTGAGGGACAGCAAAAGAAAAGGACAGCAGCAAATGATAATTTGAAACCAAACCTCTTCCATGCTCAAATTTTTATCCTTAATCCCAGTTCTGCTTTGAAAAGCCCATGGGAGAAAATGAAAGTTGGTGAATGCTGCAACCATGACGTTTGCACAGTGCTTTAAGAGGTGCAACACATCTTCAACGCACCCCCTTGTTAATGCCCAGGTGATGAGTGAAGAATCAGCGGCTCAGAGGGCTCCAGAGCTTGCCCAAGGTTGTAGGGCCAAAAAAAGAGTCTGTGACTCTAAATCCTATATTCTTTTCACTATGTCGCATGTGGAACTACATATGCTCTTACCAAAATATCTTCAGAATCATGACCATCACTGACTGACAGTCCATTTAACTGTTGTTGCAACTGTCCCATGGCCTGAGGCAGGTCTCGCGATGGAATAAACCAGTCCTGGTCTTCCTCATCCAGCATCTCCTGGAAGCAGCGGTCCAAGAATTCTTGCTCCTGCAGCTCCTCTTCCACCTAGCAAGCAAAGGGGAAGAGCTTAGACGTACTGCCCCAGTGGGGCTCACATCTTCCAGTTTTTTCTCTACCTCTTTCTTTCAGAGGTTGTTACTCTGCAGTTAAGAATGATctcgtggacttccctggtggcgcagtggttaagaatccacctgctaattcaggggtcacgggttcgagccctggtccgggaagatcccacatgccacggagcaactaagcccgtgcgccacaactactaagcctgtgggccaccattactgaagcccgcgcgcctagcgcccgtgctctgcaacaagagaagccaccagagtgagaagcccgcacaccgcaacgaagagtagcccccgctcgccgcaactagagatagcacatgcacagcaacgaagacccaacgcagccaaaaataaatattaattaattaattaatttaaaaaaaagaatgatcttgTATGAGATCTACTAAGAATTATGATACTTCTAATGAGAGGctagagaaaatataatttttaatttttcaaccaaattccaacaaaaataaggctgAGGAAATAGTCAAAATAGCAGAAATTCCAGGTATTCACAGATCTTCTAATATGTGATACAGATATTTTCTACTCATATGGCACTTacagaaaatcattttaaagcTTGAAGTTCTTTTCTCAATCTTGTTGAGAAGTGGTTCTTCTTAAATTTCCCATCTTTCAGCTATGAAACGGGTATAGGAACTATGTAACTAGACCACTACCTGGTTAGTGGAGATTAAATCAAAACCAACTCCCAGCTTCTGGCCCACTTTTCTGGTATTGAGGCCCCTACATGAGAAAAAATACTTTCATAACCGTAGAAAGATATAAAGAACACTATTTTGCATACCAATAGGAAATGATGTCATCAATGTAGTATTCTttcaaaacaagaagaaataatatgAGTATTTACACAactgcatatttcttttttttaattaattaatttatatatatatatttttttatttttggctgcgttgggtcttcattgctgcgtgcgggctttctctagttgaggtgagtggggctactcttcattgtgaagtgtgggcttctcattgcagtggctctcgttgcggagcatggactctaggtacacgggcttcagtagttgtggcatgcgggctcagtagttgtggctcacgggctctagagcgcaggttcagtagttgtggcgcacgggcttagttgctctgcagcatgaggggtcttcccagactggggctcaaacctgtgtcccctgcactggaaggtggattagtaaccactgtgccgccagggaagtccccaactgcATGCTTCTTAAACACTGTCTTAATCTAAAGCAATATATAGCTAGGATATTTTACACTTTTTTGCAGACACTGTTAACTCTTAATAAAGAGTACGCTTCACTCTGGAGATTAAGTGTGATTTTAACAGGCTTCCCGCTTCTTGTTTGGCCATCACTTTCCTGCAGGAAGCCTGGTGACAGATTCACAGTTCACTTGAGCCACCACCAGAGGGCTGGTCAAGCAAAAATAATCACCCAAGCCAGCCAATATAGTTAACCTCATGAATTCAAAGGAAAAGTCACTGGCAGCAAGACTTAAACATACTATTCCAACATTACAATTAgccacacttttctttttttaaatatcaagtaCTTAAAATAACaactagaaaatatttccaagctACAAGATTTAACATGACTGCTCAAGATGTGCCCTTCCTCTCCCCAAGAGTGTAACAACATGCTCCCTGGTATTAAATCTACCCTTATTCACAGGCACAACCCACGAAAATGGTTACCTGGGCCCAGGGGTGTGACAGGAAGCATGGCCTATGTACTATTCACACAGATCATACCACAATGGGCCACATGGGGTGGTAACTCCTGGCTGCCCCCCTAAACTTGTTTCCTTCTCCCCAAAGCACCAGGCTGTTCAGTTAAAATCACATTTCCTGTCTCTCATGCTGGATACGGCCATGTAACTATTAATCATGTAATGTCCCCAGAAGGGATGTCAGCATTTTGGCATCACTTGGTTAAAAAGAGATCTTTGCCTTGACATTTGACTCTCTGCCTTTCCTTGTGGCTTGACTTCCAGCTATCCTGCATCTGATAAAATGCCCTGGGCGTGGCAGAGCAACATCATGGAGGGCACCGTGTAGTTGCAGGGTCACCTGTCTACCTGGAATGCTTACCTTGGGCTGTTAATGCCACAGAGATATAAGACAATGAATTATGCTGGATCTTTGTGGAAGCAGTCTAGCCTTCCCCACCTAATACACTCTCTATCTCAGACTTGCATTCTGCCAGTCTCTGAGTTCCTATGTGGGGCACGCCAAGCTGGCCTGTCTGCACACAGCTGCTGTTTCCCAGAAGTCTACACCAAAACACCATGGTATTCGATCCTCTTTTAATTAGCATGGAAGAAATATTTCAATATCGTCCTCCAAGGTATCTTCAATCTGGTCTCAGCAGCTGAAGTTGCTTCTTGGTCAGCCCAGACCAGGCTTCTACATATTTTCAAGTTGTTCTAAAGCCAATGAACCCATTTCTCTTGTAACAGACTGACGGTAAAATACTATAGCTGTTGAATTACACATCTCATTAGCCTTCCACTTCTTTACCTGTCTGTTGAAGTCCTCTTCATTCTCCATCCACATGTACTCTGCAAATGGGTTTTCCTTCTCATCATGCCCATTTAACCCCTGGTCCTCTTTGGATTTTATATTGGGTGATGTATTCGCCACACTGGATCCATTCATTATGATAGAACCTAAACAGGagcaaaagaaaggataaaatgaTACAAGgatcaaggaaatgaaaagattCTTCCAGATGCTTTTGAAGTTCTAAATCAAAGTTATTAACTATAGATGAATAGAAACTGCTAGTCTATAACTGTTACAAAACTAGCCATATCCTCTTACCAACTATACAGATGTACGGTGCTTtaagagttaaaagaaaaaaacatctaGGCTCAGTTAGCCTTTCTAAGCAAGTGGGTTGGGGGTATTTTTTCAAGCCAAATTTCTGTCGGTTCTAGAACGtaaccaagatcacacagcttccTTATTAACATTTAACTAGGTAGAGAAAATGCATTCTTAATAAACACTGTAAACAATTGCCCCTTATTCTGAttcttaagctgtgtttttctttaaaacatatttcaaaaataatacatgttaatTGTATTGAAAAGCAAAAAGGAGAAAAGTTAAGGTCACCAGTTGTCTAACCATCTAGAGTTAAAAATGattaacaggggcttccctggtggcgcagtggttgagaatctgcctgccaatgcaggagacacgggttcgagccctggtctgggaagatcccacatgccgcggagcaactaggcccgtgagccacaactactgagcctgcgcgtctggagcccatgctccgcaaaagagaggccgcgacagtgagaggcccgcgcaccgcgatgaagagtggcccccgcttgccgcaactagagaaagccctcgcacagaaacgaagacccaacacagccaaaaataaataaattaattaattaatttaaaaaaaaaaaagattaacaatGTGGTGGATATAAGCTTCCTGACTTCCCCTacgtgtgtacatatacacacacccattcTCCAAGGATCCATTCGTACAG of Eschrichtius robustus isolate mEscRob2 chromosome 15, mEscRob2.pri, whole genome shotgun sequence contains these proteins:
- the PAIP2B gene encoding polyadenylate-binding protein-interacting protein 2B, whose amino-acid sequence is MNGSSVANTSPNIKSKEDQGLNGHDEKENPFAEYMWMENEEDFNRQVEEELQEQEFLDRCFQEMLDEEDQDWFIPSRDLPQAMGQLQQQLNGLSVSDGHDSEDILSKSNLNPDAKEFIPGVKY